DNA sequence from the Butyricimonas faecalis genome:
GTAGAACGATCACATTCGCTCCTTCTATCGCCGCTATCCGCTTGTTAAAAAGTTTCAAGTTCACCGGCACATTCTCCCATTCCAGGTGTGCCTGTACGATCGCAACATTCATATATACTATATTATTATGTAACTAATTTCGTTTAATCGCCCGCGGAAAAGTTTTCCGGATGACGCGGGTTCACATCCTTATAAGTTGACATGATGTATTTTAAATCCGCATCGGGATCACCTGTCGGTTCAAACCGAGGTCCCCACGTACAATATTTATCCTTGTAATCAATACGCCCCAGATATACCGGAACCCCAGCCTCCTTGGCAATCACCAGAAATCCCTTTTTCCATTTTTTCCGTTTTTTCCGGCTTCCCTCCGGGGTTATGGTCAAATACATAACATCCCGCTTTTTGAATTCTTCCACCATCCTCTCCACGATATGATTCTCCTTGTTTCCTCGATCAACGGGAATCACGTTCAATGCTTTCAAAATCGGTCCTAACGGAAAAAAGAAAAATTCTTTCTTCATCAAAATATAAGTAGGAATCCCTTGACTTATAAAAGTCAGCTTTCCCCAGATAAAATCCATAACAGAAGTATGCGGTACGGATATGACTACCGCCTTTTTATCCGTGGGCAAACCTCCCCTAAGTTTCCACCCGAACATCTTCAATATCAGCCGTGCAATATGTTTCATAACCATTCTGTTTTCTGAAATTCCGTCAAAGTTAGTGTTTTTTGAGGAAAGATAAAATTATTGATAAAACTTCGGTAAACTATTGGTTCATACAAAAACAATTACTACTTTTGCCGAGCGAAAATTTAACCTCAGGGGTATAACAAGTGGAGAAATCCCACCCCACGGTATTAACTTAATAATGAAATAGAACAATGTACGCAATTGTAGAAATCGCAGGACAACAATTCAAAGTTGAAAAAGACCGTAAAGTCTATGTTCACAGACTGACTGCAGAAGAAGGCGCTCAAGTTGAATTCGACAAGGTGCTTTTAGTAGACAACGAAGGTGACATCAAAATCGGAACTCCGGTTGTAGAAGGAGCTAAAGTTACGGCAAAGGTATTATCTCACGTGAAAGCTGACAAAGTGATAGTTTTCAAGAAAAAGAGAAGAAAAGGATATTGTAAGAAAAACGGTCATCGTCAATGTATGACTCAGATTCAAATCGAAGCTATCAACGCTTAATTTATTTTGTAACTTCTAAAATTTAAAACGATATGGCACACAAGAAAGGAGTCGGTAGCTCTAAGAACGGTCGTGAATCAGAAAGTAAACGATTAGGAGTAAAGGTATTTGGCGGACAATTTGCTAAAGCAGGTAATATCATCGTTCGTCAAAGAGGAACAGTACACAACCCGGGATTAAATGTGGGTATGGGTAGAGATCACACCTTATTTGCATTGATCGACGGAAAAGTTGTTTTCAGAAAAAAACAAAACAACAAATCTTACGTTTCTATTGAGGCTATCGCTGAATAAGTAGAAAAATGAACATATTTAAGCTCCTGTCCTTACAAAGTACAGGAGTTTTTTTTATTTTTACGCCTCGAAACAAGAACATCAATGTTCCCGTTTCGATGATTTAAAATTGAAAGCTAAAATTTAAAATTACCAGAGATGCTAAACCTTAAATTTATTCAGGAAAACAAAGACACGGTCATTCGGAGATTAGCCGTAAAAAACTTTGATGCCAAGGAATTAGTTGAGAAAATTATTGCTCTCGATAACGAGAGAAAAAATTTACAAAAAGAATCGGATAACAAACAATCCGAAATGAATAGCATCTCCAAAGAAATCGGCTCCTTGATGAAAGCCGGAAAAAAAGAGGAAGCCGAACAAGCACGGGCTAACACAACCCGTCTGAAAGAAGAGATTGCAGCTTTGACTGCCCGACATAATAGCACTCAGAATGAGTTGAACTCACTGATTGTCCGTTTACCGAATTTACCACACGAATCCGTACCTCCCGGAAAGAGCGATGCGGACAACGTGATTGTAAAGATCTGCGATAACGTGCCTGCCCATGAAGAAGGCCAACTGCCCCACTGGGAATTGGCGAAAAAGTATCAGTTGATCGATTTCGAGGTAGGCGTGAAGATCACGGGTGCCGGATTCCCTGTCTACAAAGGTTTGGGAGCCCGTCTACAAAGAGCCTTAATCTATTTCTTCTTGGAAGAAAACATCAAAGCAGGCTACCAAGAAGTCATGCCCCCGCTTGTTGTCAATGAAGATTCAGGTTTCGGCACCGGTCAGTTGCCCGATAAAGACGGCCAGATGTACTACGTGAACGAAGATAAGCTATACCTTATCCCCACGGCAGAAGTGCCCGTCACCAACCTTTACCGGGACATGATCGTGGATGCCGATCAGTTGCCAATCAAAAATACGGCCTACTCCGCTTGTTTCCGCCGGGAAGCCGGATCATACGGGAAAGACGTACGCGGGTTGAACCGTCTGCACCAGTTCGACAAAGTTGAAATCGTGCAAATCACCCGTCCGGAAATATCTTACGAGGCTCTTGACGACATGGTAAAACACGTGGAAGGATTACTCATTAAGTTAGGTTTACCCTATCGTATCGTACGCCTGTGCGGTGGTGATCTGAGTTTTACCTCTGCCCTAACCTTCGATTTCGAAGTATATTCAAAAGCACAAGATCGTTGGCTGGAAGTAAGCTCTGTTTCCAATTTCGAAGAGTATCAGGCAAACCGACTGAAACTGCGTTTCCGAGATAAAGGAGACAAGAAAACAACAATGGCACACACTCTGAATGGTAGCGCTTTGGCATTACCGAGAATCGTGGCCGCATTGTTGGAAAACAACCAGACACCGGAAGGGATCCGGATCCCGGATGTACTCCGCGGATTCATGGGTGTTGACTATATAAAATAAAAACTGAAAACTAAAAGATAAAAGTTAATCCTCCACGGATCTTTTATCTTTTAGTTTTTAACTTTTAGATTTAACATGCGATTTATATACAACACCACATTCAGTATTGACGAAAACATTGCAGAGGAGTTCATTCAAGTCGTTCAAGGCGGCTACATCGCTTATCTTAAAAGCAAAAATCTTTGTAATGACATCCTATTTACCCGTGTCATGATTCGCGAAGGAGAAGGATTATCTCTATCCTTGCAACTCATATTTCCCTCTGCCGAAGAATACACGATCTTCATCGAAGTCTACAAGGATAGATTGCTACACATGCTGGTAGATGTGTTCGGAGAGAACCTCTTATATTTCAGCACGACACTCGAAGAAATCGAATAAATTGACATTCAGGCAGATTTTCGCTATATTTATAAACTAAAACAGATCAATGGAAAAACTAATCATGGGGATAGACCCCGGTACAAACTTCATGGGATATGCAATTCTTAAAACAACCGGGAAGAATTGTAAACCGGAACTTGTCGTGTCGGGAGTCGTTGACATGAAAAAAATGACCGATCCGTATCTCAAACTGCAAAGAGTATTCCAACGCACGCTGCAAGTCATTGACTCTTACCACCCGGACGAACTGGCCATCGAATCGCAATTCTACGGTAAAAACATCCAGTCCATGTTAAAACTCGGACGGGCACAAGGGGTCGCCATTGCTGCCGCTCTACAACGGAATATCCCCATTTTCGAATATGCCCCGAAAAAAATCAAAATGAGCATCACGGGCACAGGAGAAGCTTCCAAAGAACAGATTGCCCTTCTGCTAGGCAAATTCATGACAATACCGACCACCATTTCCACCTTGGACGAAACGGATGCCATCGCCATCGCCTATTGCCACCACCTACAAGGCAACCTGCCTACCACGGGAAACCCCAAATGCAAGGATTGGGGTGACTTCATCAAACAAAATCCGGATAAGGTTTTGTAAAACAATAAATTGTTTTACAAAGTTACAAGTTATGACAAACTTGTAACCAATTAACTTGTAACCTGTAACAAATCGGGCCATAGCTCCCGCTACGGCCCGATTCAACATGCAAAGTCAAACAATTTTAATCAACAATATTCAAATAAATACTTTCTTGAGCGTAAGGATAAAATTCTTTATCAGTACTTGCCATTCCTTTCAATTGCGGGTCAAGTTGTATCGCTTTTTGTAAAGCGCTAGCCATCGTCTGTACATCTTTCACTCTTGCCGCAGCCACGGCCATCATATAATATTCATACCCTTCCGTCAAATTCAACTTCTTCAATGTCTCCAGGGCAGCCCGATTATCATTAGCCATCAACTGAGCATAAGCCAAGTTCACGTTCGGCATCGTTTTCAAGTAAGGAATAGCCTTATTGTACTCTTTATTTTTCAATAACAATATCCCCAAGTTGTACTTCGCCTCCTTCTTTATAGAAGCTTTCGTGTACATATCTTTAGCTTGAGTATTATTCCCTTCATTTTGATAAACAATTCCAAGATTGTTCATCACTTCCGGTTTTTGATTAATTACAACTGCCGATTCCAGTAATTTTTTAGCTTTTCTATAATCCTTGTTCCGGATAGCGATAACGGCCAAATCATTCAGCAAGTTTACATCCGTACGAGCAGATAAAACAGAAGTCTCTTGTAATTGAGGCACGTAATAAGTCGTCACTTGATCCTCCACTTGCGTCACTTCAGGCACGGTATAAAAAATATAGAAATCAGCCCGCCGCAAGGTCGGAAGAATCACATCTTTCAATTCCGGTACCGTCTTAATATATGATTCCAACACGGCATCCCGTTTCTTCAAATTCGGGGCATTCTGCAAATCTTTCACCATTTGCGCCTTATTCTTCAAGTTGGAATCATTCAACAACATATACAGCCCTTCCCAATTCTCGCTCACCTTGTTGGAAACGATAAATTTAGCATTCTTTGCCATCGGTGTGTTAGCCAATCCCAAATCTTTCATGAAATAAGCCTTGGCCGTATTGAAACGATTCGTGGTCAAGTTCTTGTTCAGCCTTTCCGGTCCCTCCGGAGAACTGGAAACGTACATCAACATATTAGTAATCTTGGCATTCTTTTCAGCCAATATTTTCTTCATCTCTTGAGCAGCCTGCGTCATGACAGACGACTTTCGTTGTGCATCCGTGATCACGGATTTAGATAACGGGAATAACACGTACCCGCTAATAATTCCCACACCCGTGGACGGAACATCTTTCACGAAAGTTTCGGTAAACAAAGGAATTGCATCCGGATTATCCGGTAGAGAATACATGTATGTTTTCCATTCCTTCACCCCGTTCGTATTCAATATAGCCGGAGTAAACTCAACGGTTTTATTCCCCATGATCGCCTCAATATCAGCGATAAGTACCCCTTTTTGCATACCGTCACGATAAGGGAATGACAAATTGTATGTACCTAGCGTATTCCCCTTGTATTCCACCACCGGATAATCGGTTCCCTTCACCTTCACTCCTTGAAAATAAAGCGGTCCCATCGCTTCTTCCCCACCGGGATATTGCATTTTAGGAGTCACTTTCAAGATTAACTTTTTATAAAATTGCTTCGGGGCAAAAGCAATATTATAATTAAAATTCACTGCCCCATCCACCGCAGTCAACTGCTGAGGAGAAACTTTCCCCACAATGGCCGTTTCGATGGCCTCTCTCTCCAACTTCTTCATGGTATTACACCCCACCATCAAGAAAGAGAGCATCAAAATAACTCCACTCGTTATCAACGATAATTTTCTCATAGTTCTCTTTTTTTGCGTTTAACTTATTCTATCCATTAAAAATGTTCATATTTTTCAATTCATATCCTCTCTAACGAATTTTATTGAATAAGGTTTTTTATCTTTGCCAAAAGTTTTAAAACAAGGAGATTCAATTCACATTTATTATGGAAGAAACTGTTAAACCGATATACATTGAACAGCTTTTTAAAAGTAAGAATCCCAAATTGGCCCGCTGGATTCCGAAATTCGTTTATTCATTTTTAAAACGTGTCATCTGCCAAGACCAGATCAACGACTTCATCTCTAAATACGGGGATCGGAAAGGTTTGGATTTTGCCGAAGGCATCTTGGAATATCTTGATATTTCTTACATTATCGAAGGTAAAGAAAATTTACCGGACCCCAACGGACGTTATATCTTCGCGGCCAATCACGCTTTGGGAGGACCGGATGGTATCATCCTGATCTCTTTCTTGGGGAAAATATATAAAAAACTGAAATTCCCGGTAAATGATTTACTGATGAATCTCAAAAATCTTAATAACATCTTTTTACCGGTTAACAAACACGGGGCCTTAGCCAAGGAAGCCGCGGTTGACTTGGAAAACGCCTTTGCCTCCGATGCCCAGGTCATCACCTTCCCTGCCGGAATGGTAAGCCGCAAAATTAAAGGCGTGGTGAAAGATTTGGAATGGCAAAAAAGTTTCGTGGTAAAAGCCGTTAAATACCAGCGGGACATCATTCCGATACGAGTAAAAGCGGAAAATTCAAAATTCTTTTATAATTTAGCAAACTTTCGTACCAAAATAGGACTAAAAGTAAATCTCGAAATGATGTATCTTCCCAAAGAAACATTCAACAAAAAAGGTTCAACATTTACTCTGATTATCGGAAAACCTATTAAATGGGAAACGCTGGATAAAAGCAAGACACCGAAAGAATGGGCGGAAGAAATAAAGAACATTGTCTACCAATTATAGATCTACATAAACTATGCAACCAGTTATCTATCCTGTAAATAAAGCGAAATTATTAGCAGAACTAACAGAAGAAAGATTCATTCGTAAAACCAACAAGGGAGGAAACGAAATTTACTCGTTTAACGCTTTCAACAGTCCTAACTTGATGAAAGAAGTAGGCAGGTTACGGGAATTAACTTTCAGAACAGCCGGAGGGGGTACAGGAAAAGAGGTTGATATTGACCCGTTTGACGTTGACGAACAGGTTCCCTACCAGCAATTAATCGTGTGGGACCCGAAAGAACAAGAAATTCTAGGCGGCTACCGGTATATTCTATGCGATAACCTTCCTTTAAATCAAGAAGGAGAACCCAACCTGGCCACCACCGAACTTTTCCGTTTCTCCGAGACATTCAAAAAGCAATATCTCCCTAAAATGATCGAACTGGGACGTTCTTTCGTACAACCTTTGTACCAGTCTACAAAAATGGGACGCAAGTCCCTGTTCGCCTTAGATAACTTGTGGGACGGACTGGGAGCCCTTACCGTGGAAAATCCGAACATGGAATATTTCTTCGGGAAAGTAACCATGTACACCAGCTTCAACATCGAAGCGCGCGACATGATTTTATTCTTTATGCGAAAGTACTTTAAGGATACAGAAAAACTTGTCGAACCGATTACTCCGCTGGAAATTCATATCGATGACAATAAACTCGGAAAAATACTTTGCGGGAATAACTATGACGAAGATTACCGTATTCTTTCCCGCTATGTCAGGGAACATGGAGAAAACATCCCCCCCCTGGTAAATGCCTACATGAGCCTGTCGCCTTCCATGAAAACCTTTGGGACGGCCATAAATTCAGGCTTTGGCGGTGTGGAAGAAACAGCTATTCTGATCAAGATTGCAGATGTGTACGAAACCAAAAAAGCCCGTCACATCTCGACATACATTCCTCGAATACTGCGGTTAAGAAAATTTTAATCAGACGACCACAAAGATTAAACTGATTCCGATGACAAAATAAACCAACGACTCGATGATATGCATAATCAACGAGAAATGAACATTTTGCATCAACCGACGAGACAAACGATCTGCCAGCAAAGCTATCAAAGAGAAGATAACAATAGCTTGCGCCATAAAAAGCAACCCCAGCACCAGTAACTCTCCTGCCGGATTCTCCGCGGCAGGACTTACAAACTGGGGGAAAAACGCGATAAAAAACAACAATACTTTCGGATTCAGAATATTCATCAGAATCCCCTTGCGGTACAGCTTATACTCCACCCCGGCAACCGTTGGTAAAGCCAGTGAATTTTCCTTCCGGTGGATAAATGATTTCACACCCAAATAGATCAAGTAAGCCGCCCCCATGTACTTCAGCACGCTAAATGCCACCGGAGAATTATACAGGATCCAAGAAAGCCCCAGGCTTACAGCCGCGGTATGGGCGATTAACCCCGTACACAGACCGCAAGCGAAAATAATCCCCGCCTTCTTTCCCCGGGTAATACTTTGCGTGATCACGAATAAAATATCCGGCCCCGGCATCAGGGTCAATAATATGGCTGCACTTAGAAAACCCAGTATATTCACTTGAAAAAGCTAAAAGTTAAAAACTAGTTTAGACTAAAAGATAAAAGCTAATAGTCCTAATCATTGAACTCTTAGCTTTTATCTTTTAGTCCTTATTTCTACAACAAGTTACTTGCCACCTCTGCCAAATAACTTCTCTCCCCTTTTTCCAAATGCACGTGGGCAAAAATATCCTGTCCCTGCATTCGATCAAACAAGTGTGACAAACCATTCGACTGTCTGTCCAAGTAAGGAGAGTCAATCTGGTCAATATCCCCCGTGAACACCATCTTCACGCCCTCTCCCGCACGGGTGATAATCGTCTTAACCTCATGCGGCGTAAGATTCTGCGCTTCATCCACGATGAAAAAGACGTTTGACAAACTCCGTCCCCTGATATAAGCCAGCGCGGAAATCACCAGACGTTCGTCTTTCAACATATCCTCGATCAGCCGGTTCTCCGAGCTATGCATATTATAACGATGCTTAATCACGGCCAGATTATCAAACAAGGGCTGCATATACGGACTAACCTTCTCGTTCACATCCCCCGGCAAATACCCCAAATCCTTATTTGACAAAGCCACGATCGGACGTGCCAGGTAAATCTGTTCGAACGCCTTATTCTGTTGCAATGCCGCGGCCAAAGCCAGCAACGTCTTTCCCGTTCCGGCCTTACCGCTTAAGGCAACCAACGATATATTCGGGTTCATCAACGCGTCCAATGCAAACGCCTGCTCCGAATTCTTCGGGTAAATACCGAAAGTATTTAACTTCTCTACCTTCCGTACTACTTTCCGAACCGGATCGTAACAAGCCAACACCGAATTACTACCATTCTTTAATATATAATAATTGTTGCCTTTTATCTCTTCTTTCGGGAAGAACGTTTCCACGGGAACTCCCGCTTCACCGCTCTCGTAAAGCTTGGCGATCAGCTCTTGAGAAAAATCCTCTTTTGTCTCTATACACTTGTTCAGCGACACCTCCAGATCTTTCACCTGATCGGTCTTGTAATCCTCGGCCAAAATACCCAGAGACCTCGCCTTCATCCTCAAGTTCATATCTTTCGACACCAGAATGACCTTTTCCCCTTTTCTCTTCTCTGTTACATATTCGGCAATGGCCAATATCCGATGATCGGGTATATCTTCGCTAAAAGAGTCATTCATCTTGGGGGAGAACGGGACACCCGTCTGGATAAACAAACGCCCCCGTCCCTTACCTAGCGGGGCTCCTTTTTCAAAAAAATCCGATCCGGAAATCTGATCCAATTCCCTGACAAACTCACGGGCATGATAATTAATCTGGTCATTCCCGCGTTTAAACTTATCTAATTCCTCCAATACCGTGATTGGAATAACAATATCATTATCCTCGAAATTATAGATGGATCTGTAATCGTGTAAAATCACATTCGTATCTAATACAAATGTTTTCTTATTCTTCGTTTTAGCCATAATGTAATTTTTAAAAACAATGACAAGTTACAAAATATAATAACAAAAAAAGCGGCTCACGCCGCTTTTTTTTTAATGTATAAACCGGAACAACCTGTTCCAACGTATCTTACCCAAGAAAGATTTATCCTTATCCAAAGAAAGCCAGATAAAATAAGCCTTCCCGACAATATGATCCTCCGGAACGAAGCCCCAGTAACGGGAGTCGGCCGAATTATGACGGTTGTCCCCCATCATCCAGAAGTAATCCATCTTGAAAGTATACTTATCTGCCGGGGAGCCGTTAATATATATTACAGAATCCTTTACCTCCAGCTTATTCTCCTCGTATGCCCCGATAATACGGTCATAAAGCGGTAAATTCTCCAACGTCAGATCGATCGTTTCCCCTTTCTTCGGGATCGGTAGCGGTCCGAAATCATCACGGGTCCACGGGTAATTCGGGCTATACGGGAATATCAGTCTGTCCTCCTCTTCACGAGTCACCGACAGGACATTCGACATCTTCTTGATCTTCTCCACCATCTCAACCGTCAAAGGCAACACGTAACAATTATTTCCCCTATAACCGCTATTAATATCCTCCATGGAAACACCCATCTCCTGCAACTTCACCCTATTAAACGGTGCATTCACGATAATATCATAATTATATTGCATCTTATCATTGTCCTCCAACTTCTTCCCGTTCACGTAAAGCACGGCATCTTTCATTTCCAGGACATCACCCGGCATCCCGACGCATCGCTTGATATAATTCTCCCGTTTATCCACCGGACGAGCGATAATCTCATTCTCCCGCCAGATTTTTTTACGAGCGATAGACCAAGCTTCCTCCGGGGTTACACTCAATCCCTGCTCCCATGCTGCATCCTGAACATCAGGCAGCTTTCCTCTGATTTGCGAATAGTAATCCGGGTTCTCCCTTCCAACGACAACCGTATCCCCCGCCGGGAAATTAAACACGACAATATCCTCTCGTTTGACCTCTCCCAACCCGGCAATCCGTTTGTAGGGCCATTGTATCAAGTCCGAATAAGCCTTCGTTGACTGGGTGAAAGGCAAGGTATGATGAGTGAACGGTACTGACAACGGGGTATTAGGCAATTTCGGCCCGTAAGCCACCTTGCTCACGAAAAGATAATCCCCGACCAACATGGACTTTTCCATAGAGGAAGTCGGGATCGTGTACGCCTCGAAGAAAAACATCCGGATCAATGTAGCCGCGATAATTGCAAAAAT
Encoded proteins:
- a CDS encoding 1-acyl-sn-glycerol-3-phosphate acyltransferase is translated as MKHIARLILKMFGWKLRGGLPTDKKAVVISVPHTSVMDFIWGKLTFISQGIPTYILMKKEFFFFPLGPILKALNVIPVDRGNKENHIVERMVEEFKKRDVMYLTITPEGSRKKRKKWKKGFLVIAKEAGVPVYLGRIDYKDKYCTWGPRFEPTGDPDADLKYIMSTYKDVNPRHPENFSAGD
- the rplU gene encoding 50S ribosomal protein L21, coding for MYAIVEIAGQQFKVEKDRKVYVHRLTAEEGAQVEFDKVLLVDNEGDIKIGTPVVEGAKVTAKVLSHVKADKVIVFKKKRRKGYCKKNGHRQCMTQIQIEAINA
- the rpmA gene encoding 50S ribosomal protein L27; the protein is MAHKKGVGSSKNGRESESKRLGVKVFGGQFAKAGNIIVRQRGTVHNPGLNVGMGRDHTLFALIDGKVVFRKKQNNKSYVSIEAIAE
- the serS gene encoding serine--tRNA ligase: MLNLKFIQENKDTVIRRLAVKNFDAKELVEKIIALDNERKNLQKESDNKQSEMNSISKEIGSLMKAGKKEEAEQARANTTRLKEEIAALTARHNSTQNELNSLIVRLPNLPHESVPPGKSDADNVIVKICDNVPAHEEGQLPHWELAKKYQLIDFEVGVKITGAGFPVYKGLGARLQRALIYFFLEENIKAGYQEVMPPLVVNEDSGFGTGQLPDKDGQMYYVNEDKLYLIPTAEVPVTNLYRDMIVDADQLPIKNTAYSACFRREAGSYGKDVRGLNRLHQFDKVEIVQITRPEISYEALDDMVKHVEGLLIKLGLPYRIVRLCGGDLSFTSALTFDFEVYSKAQDRWLEVSSVSNFEEYQANRLKLRFRDKGDKKTTMAHTLNGSALALPRIVAALLENNQTPEGIRIPDVLRGFMGVDYIK
- a CDS encoding DUF4286 family protein; amino-acid sequence: MRFIYNTTFSIDENIAEEFIQVVQGGYIAYLKSKNLCNDILFTRVMIREGEGLSLSLQLIFPSAEEYTIFIEVYKDRLLHMLVDVFGENLLYFSTTLEEIE
- the ruvC gene encoding crossover junction endodeoxyribonuclease RuvC, with amino-acid sequence MEKLIMGIDPGTNFMGYAILKTTGKNCKPELVVSGVVDMKKMTDPYLKLQRVFQRTLQVIDSYHPDELAIESQFYGKNIQSMLKLGRAQGVAIAAALQRNIPIFEYAPKKIKMSITGTGEASKEQIALLLGKFMTIPTTISTLDETDAIAIAYCHHLQGNLPTTGNPKCKDWGDFIKQNPDKVL
- a CDS encoding tetratricopeptide repeat protein, which gives rise to MRKLSLITSGVILMLSFLMVGCNTMKKLEREAIETAIVGKVSPQQLTAVDGAVNFNYNIAFAPKQFYKKLILKVTPKMQYPGGEEAMGPLYFQGVKVKGTDYPVVEYKGNTLGTYNLSFPYRDGMQKGVLIADIEAIMGNKTVEFTPAILNTNGVKEWKTYMYSLPDNPDAIPLFTETFVKDVPSTGVGIISGYVLFPLSKSVITDAQRKSSVMTQAAQEMKKILAEKNAKITNMLMYVSSSPEGPERLNKNLTTNRFNTAKAYFMKDLGLANTPMAKNAKFIVSNKVSENWEGLYMLLNDSNLKNKAQMVKDLQNAPNLKKRDAVLESYIKTVPELKDVILPTLRRADFYIFYTVPEVTQVEDQVTTYYVPQLQETSVLSARTDVNLLNDLAVIAIRNKDYRKAKKLLESAVVINQKPEVMNNLGIVYQNEGNNTQAKDMYTKASIKKEAKYNLGILLLKNKEYNKAIPYLKTMPNVNLAYAQLMANDNRAALETLKKLNLTEGYEYYMMAVAAARVKDVQTMASALQKAIQLDPQLKGMASTDKEFYPYAQESIYLNIVD
- a CDS encoding glycerol acyltransferase; the protein is MEETVKPIYIEQLFKSKNPKLARWIPKFVYSFLKRVICQDQINDFISKYGDRKGLDFAEGILEYLDISYIIEGKENLPDPNGRYIFAANHALGGPDGIILISFLGKIYKKLKFPVNDLLMNLKNLNNIFLPVNKHGALAKEAAVDLENAFASDAQVITFPAGMVSRKIKGVVKDLEWQKSFVVKAVKYQRDIIPIRVKAENSKFFYNLANFRTKIGLKVNLEMMYLPKETFNKKGSTFTLIIGKPIKWETLDKSKTPKEWAEEIKNIVYQL
- a CDS encoding GNAT family N-acetyltransferase, giving the protein MQPVIYPVNKAKLLAELTEERFIRKTNKGGNEIYSFNAFNSPNLMKEVGRLRELTFRTAGGGTGKEVDIDPFDVDEQVPYQQLIVWDPKEQEILGGYRYILCDNLPLNQEGEPNLATTELFRFSETFKKQYLPKMIELGRSFVQPLYQSTKMGRKSLFALDNLWDGLGALTVENPNMEYFFGKVTMYTSFNIEARDMILFFMRKYFKDTEKLVEPITPLEIHIDDNKLGKILCGNNYDEDYRILSRYVREHGENIPPLVNAYMSLSPSMKTFGTAINSGFGGVEETAILIKIADVYETKKARHISTYIPRILRLRKF
- a CDS encoding LysE family translocator; protein product: MNILGFLSAAILLTLMPGPDILFVITQSITRGKKAGIIFACGLCTGLIAHTAAVSLGLSWILYNSPVAFSVLKYMGAAYLIYLGVKSFIHRKENSLALPTVAGVEYKLYRKGILMNILNPKVLLFFIAFFPQFVSPAAENPAGELLVLGLLFMAQAIVIFSLIALLADRLSRRLMQNVHFSLIMHIIESLVYFVIGISLIFVVV
- a CDS encoding PhoH family protein; this encodes MAKTKNKKTFVLDTNVILHDYRSIYNFEDNDIVIPITVLEELDKFKRGNDQINYHAREFVRELDQISGSDFFEKGAPLGKGRGRLFIQTGVPFSPKMNDSFSEDIPDHRILAIAEYVTEKRKGEKVILVSKDMNLRMKARSLGILAEDYKTDQVKDLEVSLNKCIETKEDFSQELIAKLYESGEAGVPVETFFPKEEIKGNNYYILKNGSNSVLACYDPVRKVVRKVEKLNTFGIYPKNSEQAFALDALMNPNISLVALSGKAGTGKTLLALAAALQQNKAFEQIYLARPIVALSNKDLGYLPGDVNEKVSPYMQPLFDNLAVIKHRYNMHSSENRLIEDMLKDERLVISALAYIRGRSLSNVFFIVDEAQNLTPHEVKTIITRAGEGVKMVFTGDIDQIDSPYLDRQSNGLSHLFDRMQGQDIFAHVHLEKGERSYLAEVASNLL
- the lepB gene encoding signal peptidase I, with translation MSRILTNRWFKFGCMLFVYLLWTLWIGSWWLLLGVPVLFDIYITKKVHWAFWKKKGVEKQSKAVEWIDALIFAIIAATLIRMFFFEAYTIPTSSMEKSMLVGDYLFVSKVAYGPKLPNTPLSVPFTHHTLPFTQSTKAYSDLIQWPYKRIAGLGEVKREDIVVFNFPAGDTVVVGRENPDYYSQIRGKLPDVQDAAWEQGLSVTPEEAWSIARKKIWRENEIIARPVDKRENYIKRCVGMPGDVLEMKDAVLYVNGKKLEDNDKMQYNYDIIVNAPFNRVKLQEMGVSMEDINSGYRGNNCYVLPLTVEMVEKIKKMSNVLSVTREEEDRLIFPYSPNYPWTRDDFGPLPIPKKGETIDLTLENLPLYDRIIGAYEENKLEVKDSVIYINGSPADKYTFKMDYFWMMGDNRHNSADSRYWGFVPEDHIVGKAYFIWLSLDKDKSFLGKIRWNRLFRFIH